The following proteins are encoded in a genomic region of Arachis stenosperma cultivar V10309 chromosome 4, arast.V10309.gnm1.PFL2, whole genome shotgun sequence:
- the LOC130975860 gene encoding uncharacterized protein LOC130975860 encodes MADNGARQLTQAELMTQMAELQAEVKRLAELTQQNQANKRDESNPKSSTVAGTDLLITNPPKERLTLDNPFSEEITNYQMPKHFTLPSSLEPYKGIGDPRAHIKKFQSMMFFNGPKNEPILCRAFPTYLDGATLLWFSKLPEGSISSFEELARSFIDYFAAARIYVHGSDYLGTIRQGPQESLKDYLTRFADAIMEIPDLDPAVHLHAIKAGLKPGKFRETIAVTKPKTLEEFRERAAGQMEIEELREAENKDRRQPRKEENRPIKTGDDRGVRKMFKLTPKFDNYTRFNTKRERIIKEILNAKIIKPPVRAGSYQDQRFVDRTKHCAFHQKYGHTTDECIIAKDLLERLARQGLLDKYIEGTRHKGAKTNSDEQQTSRNKESDKWQNNNPPKGIINCISGGFACGGETASARKRSYRTMLAIEQTTPQSHTEVDNLEIIFNQSDVNLAVPNTDDPVVISIQTGDLLVRKVLLDPGSSADVLFYSTFSKMNLSEKLIQPSSGELVGFSGGRVPIKGYIWLKTTMGQHPLSRTFDIQYLIVDCSSPYNIILGRPALNMFRAVISTFHLCVKFQAQDGRVATIHSDRQQARQCYNSSLKRSETKQRRHEVKTVQTRKEALSHAELDPRKHTQERPQPTDELQKIQLTSKSEQVTYIGQALQEQERSDLIKLLRNNSDLFAWTPADMPGISSDVICHKLAINPTSRPIAQRKRKLGAEKSKAALEETDKLLQANFIREIRFTTWLSNVVMVRKSSGKWRMCVDFTDLNKACPKDAYPLPCIDKLVDNASGFKSLSFMDAYSGYNQILMHPGDQSKTAFITEHGNFCYRVMPFGLKNAGATYQRLMDKVFHHQIGRNMEIYVDDMVAKTTEGMSHCEDLNEIFRQIRAYNMRLNPEKCAFGVRGGKFLGFMLTSRGIEANPEKCSAVLNMSSPTTIKQAQQLAGRIAALSRFIPAASNKAYHLFQTISKNKKFHWTEEAEKAFSELKTILSSPPVLQKPEIGKPLYLYLSVSNFSISSALVIEAGKIQRPVYFVSRVMQPTEQRYPKIEQLALALITTARRLRHYFQSHTIIVRTNQPLRQILTKPELAGRFTRWSIELSEFDVQFQPRSALKSQMMADFISEMTTKTQDKSWELHVDGASSREGSGAGIILKEGDEVIAEQALQFHFPASNNQAEYEALIAGLKLALNSQVQSLTTYCDSLLVVQQIRGEFQVKDPLLEQYWLLAKDLISKFNSFNILHVKREQNVRADILSKLAATRANTQTSALTQLSLEKPSTELLHVINVNHLHDWRTPFLEYISTGAIPRQELKPQHFRQKASLYTSIGGKLYRRGFSQPLLRCLNDDEAKEVMNEVHEGVCGNHIGGRALAAKIVRTGYYWPTLKRDCITKVKACENCQKHAAISTRPAELLHTMEVSWPFHRWGLDILGPFPTAPGQVKFLLVAVDYFSKWIEAQPLARITAEKVRSFIWKSIICRFGIPREIISDNGRQFTDNKLRSFLRNFNIKHHFSSVEHPQTNGQAEAANRVILQALKKKLSDAKGEWAELIPEVLWSYNTTIQTTTGETPFKLVYGSEALIPIEIGIPTLRADLYDEQHNLHARSAELDLAEETRELAAIRQRAAKQIAEKKHNKGVSPRTFTIGDLVLRKTEEARRPPTHGKLAANWEGPFRVIKVLGMWAYQLQTLQGNPIAGTWNISSLKMYQS; translated from the coding sequence ATGGCAGACAACGGGGCCCGCCAACTCACACAAGCCGAGCTTATGACCCAGATGGCTGAGCTCCAAGCAGAGGTCAAACGGCTAGCCGAACTGACGCAACAAAATCAAGCCAACAAACGGGACGAAAGCAATCCCAAAAGCTCAACCGTGGCCGGGACTGATCTATTGATTACCAACCCCCCGAAAGAGAGACTAACGTTGGACAACCCGTTTTCCGAAGAGATTACCAACTACCAAATGCCAAAACATTTTACACTACCTTCCTCGCTCGAGCCATATAAGGGGATTGGTGACCCCCGGGCTCACATTAAGAAATTCCAGTCTATGATGTTCTTTAACGGACCTAAAAACGAACCTATTCTTTGCAGGGCTTTTCCGACCTACCTCGACGGCGCGACACTCCTCTGGTTCTCAAAGCTGCCGGAAGGATCGATCTCCTCTTTTGAAGAATTGGCGAGATCCTTCATAGACTATTTTGCTGCCGCCCGCATCTACGTGCACGGATCAGACTACCTCGGCACCATCCGCCAAGGTCCACAAGAAAGCTTGAAGGACTACCTAACCAGATTCGCGGACGCAATAATGGAAATACCTGACCTAGATCCTGCTGTTCATCTCCATGCCATAAAGGCCGGCCTCAAACCAGGGAAGTTCAGAGAAACAATTGCTGTTACGAAGCCGAAGACCTTGGAGGAATTCCGAGAAAGGGCCGCGGGCCAGATGGAAATTGAAGAACTCCGGGAGGCCGAGAACAAGGATAGAAGGCAACCACGAAAAGAAGAAAACCGACCAATCAAAACGGGGGACGATAGAGGCGTCAGGAAAATGTTTAAACTCACACCGAAGTTTGACAACTACACCAGATTCAACACCAAAAGAGAAAGGATCATAAAGGAGATACTCAACGCCAAAATCATCAAACCCCCTGTCAGAGCCGGAAGTTACCAAGACCAACGGTTCGTGGACAGAACCAAACATTGCGCCTTCCACCAGAAATACGGCCATACCACCGATGAGTGCATCATAGCCAAGGATTTGCTGGAAAGACTAGCCCGACAAGGACTCCTGGACAAATACATTGAGGGTACAAGACATAAAGGAGCGAAAACGAACTCGGATGAGCAACAAACTTCGAGAAACAAGGAAAGCGACAAGTGGCAAAATAACAACCCCCCAAAAGGAATCATCAACTGCATATCAGGAGGTTTCGCATGTGGCGGAGAAACAGCGTCGGCACGGAAAAGAAGCTACCGCACCATGCTGGCAATCGAACAAACAACCCCACAGAGCCATACAGAAGTCGACAACCTCGAAATCATCTTCAATCAATCAGACGTGAACTTGGCCGTACCAAACACAGACGACCCCGTGGTAATTTCCATCCAAACAGGAGATCTATTGGTAAGAAAAGTCCTTCTGGACCCAGGGAGTAGTGCAGACGTTCTTTTCTATTCTACCTTTTCAAAAATGAACTTATCTGAAAAACTAATACAACCTTCATCCGGAGAACTCGTGGGATTCTCCGGAGGAAGGGTACCAATTAAAGGATACATATGGTTAAAAACGACGATGGGTCAGCACCCACTATCCAGAACATTCGATATACAGTATCTGATAGTGGACTGCAGCAGCCCTTACAATATTATTCTCGGGAGACCAGCTCTGAACATGTTCAGAGCGGTAATATCAACCTTTCATCTGTGTGTTAAGTTTCAGGCACAGGACGGCAGGGTAGCAACGATTCATTCAGATCGCCAACAAGCTCGGCAGTGTTACAACTCTAGCCTAAAAAGGTCGGAGACGAAACAAAGGCGGCACGAAGTCAAAACGGTACAAACTCGGAAGGAGGCCCTATCCCACGCCGAACTCGATCCCCGAAAACACACACAAGAAAGACCtcaaccgacagatgagcttcagaaaatccaacTGACATCAAAGTCAGAACAGGTAACATACATTGGTCAAGCGCTACAGGAACAAGAAAGGTCGGACCTCATAAAACTGCTACGAAACAACTCTGACCTATTCGCCTGGACTCCAGCAGACATGCCAGGAATAAGTTCCGATGTCATTTGCCATAAACTCGCCATTAACCCAACAAGCCGACCTATAGCCCAGAGGAAAAGGAAGCTAGGAGCAGAGAAATCCAAGGCAGCCCTGGAAGAAACAGATAAGCTCCTTCAGGCCAATTTCATCAGAGAAATCCGCTTCACCACGTGGCTCTCAAACGTGGTAATGGTAAGAAAAAGCTCAGGTAAATGGCGCATGTGCGTCGACTTTACAGATTTAAACAAAGCATGTCCTAAAGATGCCTACCCCTTACCCTGCATTGACAAGCTCGTAGACAACGCATCAGGCTTCAAAAGCCTGAGCTTTATGGATGCCTACTCTGGGTATAATCAAATACTCATGCATCCCGGAGACCAAAGCAAAACAGCATTCATCACAGAACATGGAAACTTTTGTTATCGAGTAATGCCTTTTGGCTTGAAGAATGCAGGTGCAACCTATCAGCGCTTAATGGACAAAGTCTTCCACCATCAGATAGGGCGCAACATGGAAATCTATGTGGATGACATGGTCGCCAAAACCACAGAGGGAATGTCACACTGTGAAGACCTCAACGAGATATTCAGACAAATCCGGGCATATAATATGAGACTGAACCCGGAAAAGTGCGCTTTTGGAGTAAGAGGAGGAAAATTCCTCGGATTCATGCTTACCTCGCGAGGTATCGAGGCAAATCCCGAGAAGTGCTCGGCGGTACTCAATATGTCAAGCCCTACAACAATAAAACAAGCGCAACAATTAGCAGGAAGAATAGCAGCATTATCTCGGTTCATACCCGCAGCATCAAACAAAGCATATCACCTTTTTCAAACAATATCGAAGAACAAAAAATTCCATTGGACAGAAGAAGCCGAGAAAGCTTTTTCCGAGCTTAAGACAATTCTATCATCACCTCCAGTGCTGCAAAAGCCAGAAATCGGTAAacctttatatttatatttatctgtttcaaatttttctataaGTTCGGCTCTTGTAATCGAAGCAGGAAAGATACAACGACCAGTGTACTTCGTCAGTAGAGTCATGCAACCAACGGAACAACGATACCCGAAGATAGAACAACTCGCCCTGGCACTGATAACCACGGCAAGACGGTTAAGACACTATTTCCAGAGCCATACAATCATAGTAAGGACAAACCAACCATTAAGGCAGATACTGACAAAGCCAGAGCTGGCCGGACGCTTCACCAGATGGTCCATCGAACTTTCAGAATTCGACGTCCAGTTCCAACCAAGGTCGGCACTAAAATCACAAATGATGGCTGACTTTATCTCGGAAATGACAACTAAAACACAAGACAAGTCTTGGGAACTACATGTGGACGGAGCATCAAGCCGAGAAGGGAGTGGGGCAGGAATAATCCTCAAAGAAGGAGATGAGGTGATAGCCGAACAAGCACTCCAATTCCACTTCCCAGCAAGCAACAATCAGGCCGAATATGAAGCCCTCATCGCAGGACTCAAGCTCGCCCTCAACTCCCAAGTACAGAGCCTGACCACATATTGTGACTCTCTCCTCGTAGTCCAACAAATCCGAGGAGAATTCCAGGTAAAAGATCCGCTGCTCGAGCAATACTGGCTCCTAGCAAAGGATctcatttcaaaatttaattcatttaaCATACTGCATGTTAAAAGAGAACAAAACGTAAGAGCAGATATACTATCCAAACTCGCAGCTACAAGAGCAAACACACAAACATCTGCATTAACACAACTCTCACTTGAAAAACCAAGCACCGAGCTATTACATGTGATAAATGTTAACCACCTCCACGATTGGAGAACCCCTTTTCTTGAATATATTAGTACAGGTGCCATACCGAGACAGGAGCTCAAACCACAACATTTCAGGCAAAAAGCCAGTCTTTACACGAGCATAGGTGGAAAACTCTATAGACGAGGATTCTCACAACCACTGCTAAGATGCCTAAACGACGATGAAGCAAAAGAAGTAATGAACGAGGTCCACGAGGGAGTCTGCGGAAACCACATCGGAGGACGAGCACTAGCAGCTAAGATTGTCCGAACAGGGTATTACTGGCCGACCTTAAAGAGGGACTGTATCACAAAGGTCAAAGCGTGTGAGAACTGTCAGAAACATGCAGCTATATCTACCAGGCCAGCCGAGCTATTACACACCATGGAGGTAAGCTGGCCATTCCATAGATGGGGGCTCGACATACTCGGCCCATTTCCAACAGCACCAGGACAGGTAAAATTTCTTTTAGTAGCAGTAGACTATTTCTCAAAATGGATAGAAGCACAACCATTAGCCAGGATAACCGCCGAAAAGGTACGATCATTCATATGGAAAAGCATTATTTGCCGATTTGGAATTCCTAGGGAAATCATATCTGACAACGGTAGACAATTCACAGACAATAAGCTCCGCTCatttttaagaaattttaatataaaacatCACTTTAGCTCGGTCGaacacccacagactaatgggcaggccGAGGCTGCTAACAGAGTTATATTGCAGGCATTAAAGAAAAAGCTAAGCGATGCCAAGGGAGAATGGGCGGAACTAATCCCGGAAGTGTTATGGAGCTACAATACAACAATTCAAACCACAACGGGAGAAACACCGTTTAAGCTCGTCTATGGGTCCGAGGCACTGATCCCCATTGAGATCGGCATCCCCACCCTAAGAGCCGACCTATACGACGAGCAACACAACCTGCACGCACGCAGCGCCGAGCTTGACCTAGCCGAGGAAACCCGGGAGCTAGCAGCCATAAGGCAAAGAGCGGCGAAGCAAATAGCAGAAAAGAAACATAACAAAGGAGTCTCGCCTAGAACATTCACAATAGGAGACTTGGTGCTCAGAAAAACGGAAGAGGCCAGACGTCCCCCAACGCATGGGAAGCTCGCCGCCAACTGGGAAGGTCCGTTTCGAGTTATAAAGGTACTCGGCATGTGGGCTTATCAATTGCAAACACTACAAGGCAACCCAATTGCCGGGACCTGGAACATTTCCTCCTTGAAAATGTACCAATCTTGA
- the LOC130976974 gene encoding coumaroyl-CoA:anthocyanidin 3-O-glucoside-6''-O-coumaroyltransferase 2-like produces MANKVNHNDTVVKIIEQCQVGPPPGSVPSTSLPLTFFDLPFLCCPVTCTRIFFYEFPHTTTHFMQTLLPNLKHSLSLTLQHFFPFSSHIIFPPKPQAPHILYSQGDTTLHFIVAESTTNFNNLVCNTPRDVTSMYPFVPELPQTIALQDGTLLIPPMAIQVTVFPNSGFTICINFSHVVTDGKTFHSFIKFWSSLCRSKENNLVALPLHDRDIIQDPNGLNPIFLESVWNSPREFIMNPIYNVPNDRVRHRFVLKREQVEILKRLVSTKHQSLLHVSTFVVTCALIWVCKVKSSEDDIKSSGNDEELYLSFLIDCRYLAELKIPLTYFGNCLGNGIVGIKRSKLVGQNGIFEAAVALRSKIKELQSGPYEGAETLMSIFSKFATMGNRITGIAGSPKLDAYESDFGWGKPKLSEVLHVNSPELVSLSDCRDKEGGIEVGVAFGRAQMQKFNTILEEILADIALHDS; encoded by the coding sequence ATGGCTAACAAGGTGAATCATAATGACACAGTAGTGAAAATCATAGAGCAATGTCAAGTTGGTCCTCCACCAGGTTCTGTTCCTTCAACCTCTCTTCCCCTTACTTTCTTTGATCTTCCATTTTTATGCTGTCCTGTTACATGTACACGCATCTTCTTCTATGAATTCCCTCACACCACAACACACTTCATGCAAACACTGCTTCCAAATCTCAAACACTCACTTTCACTCACTCTTCAACACTTCTTCCCTTTCTCTTCACACATAATATTCCCTCCAAAGCCACAAGCCCCTCACATTCTCTATTCCCAAGGTGACACTACTCTTCATTTCATAGTTGCTGAGTCCACAACAAATTTCAACAACCTCGTATGTAACACCCCAAGAGATGTTACAAGCATGTACCCTTTTGTTCCTGAGTTACCTCAAACAATTGCCTTACAAGATGGCACCTTGTTGATCCCTCCAATGGCAATTCAAGTCACTGTTTTTCCCAATTCTGGCTTCACCATATGCATCAACTTCAGCCATGTGGTCACCGATGGAAAAACCTTCCACAGTTTCATCAAGTTCTGGAGCTCACTTTGTAGGTCTAAAGAGAATAATCTTGTTGCTCTGCCATTGCATGATAGAGACATCATTCAAGACCCAAATGGGCTTAACCCCATCTTCTTAGAATCAGTGTGGAATTCTCCAAGAGAATTCATCATGAACCCTATCTATAATGTCCCTAATGACAGGGTTCGCCACAGGTTTGTGTTGAAGCGTGAACAAGTGGAGATTTTGAAGAGATTGGTTTCTACTAAACACCAAAGCCTATTACATGTATCAACATTTGTTGTGACATGTGCTTTGATTTGGGTTTGTAAGGTAAAATCATCAGAAGATGATATAAAAAGTAGTGGTAATGATGAAGAATTATACCTAAGTTTTTTGATAGATTGTCGTTACCTTGCTGAATTGAAAATTCCCTTAACATATTTTGGGAATTGTTTGGGTAATGGCATTGTAGGAATTAAGAGAAGCAAGCTAGTGGGGCAAAATGGTATTTTTGAAGCAGCTGTTGCACTTAGAAGCAAGATTAAAGAATTGCAATCTGGTCCCTATGAAGGTGCTGAAACATTGATGTCGATTTTTAGTAAATTTGCAACAATGGGGAATCGTATCACGGGAATTGCAGGTTCACCAAAGTTGGATGCATACGAAAGTGATTTTGGGTGGGGAAAACCCAAATTGAGTGAAGTACTTCATGTAAATTCTCCAGAGTTGGTGTCTCTTTCTGATTGTAGGGACAAAGAAGGTGGAATTGAAGTTGGTGTAGCATTTGGGAGGGCTCAAATGCAAAAATTCAACACTATTTTGGAAGAGATCCTTGCTGATATTGCACTTCATGACTCATGA